Within the Magnetospirillum sp. ME-1 genome, the region GCCTCGACCTTACCCTGGGCGCGGCGGCCAAGATCGAGCCCGGACCCCAGGTCGATCTGCGCGCCCTGACCTGCACCCCTGAGGGCTGCCGCATGGCGGCGGGCTTGGACGATGCCGCGCTCAAGGCTATGAAGGACGCCAAGGGTATGGTGATCGGTATCGTCCCCTTTGGGCGGACAGACGTGTTGCAGATGCCCGTGTCAGTCAATGGCCTCTCCGAGGGTCTGGGAGCGATCAAGTAAATGGCTGTCACCTTCTCTTCCGCCGAGGCGCTGGCGCTGGGCCAGAAGATGCACCACCAGGGCGATCTAGGCGGGGCGGAGTGGATCTATACCCGGATCGTCCAATGCGAGCCCGACAACGCTGACGCCCATCACCTGCTGGGCGTCATCGCCCTCCAGGTGGAGAAGTGGGACATCGCCGCCGAGAAGATCGAGACGGCCCTGTCACTGCGTGGTGACGACGCATCCTTTCTCAGCCATCACGGCGCGGCGCTCAACGGCCTTAAGCGTCACTCCGAGGCGGAAGCCCAGTGTCGCAAGGCCATCGCCATCGATCCCAGCTTCGGGGCGGTATGGATCAACCTGGGCAACGCGCTGCGCAATCAGGTGCGAGTCGAAGAGGCTTGCGACGCCTATGCCGAGGGACTGCGTCTCCTACCCGATCATGCGGAATGCCGCGCCAACTATGCCCTGATGCTGCGCGCCTCGGGGCGCTGGGCCGAGTGGCGGCGCGAGATCGCCAGGGCGGCGAAGGATAATCCGTCCAACGTCGATACCGTCCTGCTGCACGCCGAGAGCCTGCTGGAGAGCGGCGAGTACGACAAGGGCTGGAGCCTCTACGAGTGCCGCTACGATCTACCCCGCACCAAGGTGCTGAAACGGACTTTCGTCGATGCCCCCCAATGGAGCGGCGAGGACATCCGGGGCAAGACTATCCTGATCCATGACGAGCAGGGCTTCGGCGATACGCTGGAATTCATCCGCTACCTGCCGCTGGTCAAGGCCAGGGGGGCACGGGTGATCTTCCAGGTGATCAAGGACTTGAAGGGCATTGCGTCACGGGTGCCGGGTTGGGACGTGCTGATCACCCGTGAGGAGCAGCCCTCCGAGCCCATCCATGTGCAATGCCCGCTGTTGTCGCTGCCCAGGGCGTTCAAGACCCGCCTCGACACCATCCCCGCGACTATTCCTTATCTCACCCCCAGACGCGATCTGGTGGGGCGCTGGGGCAAGATCATCCGTCGCAAGGCGGGCACCACCAAGGCGGTTGGGTTGGTCTGGGGCGGGCGTCGTGACTTCCATGGTGACACCTGGCGCTCGCCTGGGCTGGCTCAGACCTTGCCACTGATGCAGGTGCCCAACGTCACGGTGTTCGGGCTCCAGAAAGGCGATGCCCGTGCCGATCTGGATGGACTAACCCTGCCCGCCTCGTTCATCGACCTGGGACCCGAGATCAAGGATTTCGAGGACACCGCCGCCATCATGGCCAGCCTTGATCTGGTCATCAGTTCCTGCACCGCGCCCGCCCATCTGGCGGGAGGCCTCGGGGTGCCGCTGTGGATGATGCTGTCGGCAACCGCTGACTGGCGCTGGCTTCAGGGGCGCACAGACTCCCCCTGGTATCCCAACGCCCGACTGTTCCGTCAGCCGAGACTGGGGGATTGGGGGGCGGTGATGGATGCCGTTACGGAGGCTTTGATCGATAAGTAGGTATCGATAGTTCTGGCCGTCGTAGTGTTGGTCTGACCAGTGTCGTAGAGGCTCATCGAATAAGGAAACGGCCCAGGTCAAAGACCTGAGCCGTGTGTCCGGTGAGGATTCGCCGTGTCTGCCATCAGTGGGTCCAGATAAGCGACAGCCGGAAGAGTTGGAACGAGCGGTAGAGGATGTCCGACATCGGAACGCCATGCTGCGCAGCGAACGCCTTGTAGTCGGCGTGAAAGTTAGGCGGAACCTTGAAGTTGAGATCCTTCTTCTCATCGCTGCCGGCATCCTTGAAAAACTGGTCCATAACAAGACTCCATCATTGAATGTGAGCATATATTATAACATATGATCGCTAAATATGTACTATTAATTGGAAGTGGGGCTGCAAGCAATTTAAAAGTGAGTTTTTACTGATAGTGACTTTTTCGTATAATGCATTTTTACAGTGCCGAAAACTGGTGAAGTTGGTGTGAAGTTAGGGAGACATTGTTGCAGTTCGAGCGGTTGACTTTTTTCACTTTAGCTTGTGCAAGGTAAAATTCCGTCAGGCGCCAACGTGAGAATGTCGCTCACTTTTACCGCCCTCATCCTGGCTGGGCCAGGCGGTCGCTGGCGACGATTTCACCGCCCCTATGCCCGAGCAGCCCCCTCCGTCGAAACATCGCCCAGTGACGCTGCCAATGGCTTGGCCGAGGTTATTGTCGAAGCGCTATTGCGGCGATGGCCAACGGGCCTCATGGTGTCGTCGGGAATGTAGACGGCGGCGAGGATGGCGTGAGCGGAAGGCTGGTAATCGGATTCGACCGCAGCCCCACGCTTTCTGGGCGTGATTTCCAGCAGATAGCGCTGCATCAGGTCGGCCAGGGTCATGGTCTCGGCCGGTTTGGTGTCGGGAATGAATCCGCGCTGGTCGATCTCGCTTTCCAGTTCGCGAGCCCACCGTTCCGCGTCACACTTCTTGTCGAAGCTCTTGGCCTGGGGCTTGAGCCCTTTCCGTCGCACGGAAGCCTGCCAGCGACCACGGAGTTTTCGAATTGTAGCCATCGTCATAATCCTCATCGGTGATTTTCGATGAGTCTATTCTCGGACGCCGCGATGGTCGGGGCCAAGGGTAAGTCCAGTGGCTACGCCAGATTTGTGCCGCCAGTGATACTCCCGCCACTGGCAGATCAGTTTGAAGAGTGGGAAAGTCGCAGGTGGCCAGGAGTTCTTTGTTCGCTGCACGAATACTGGCGGGAGCCTTCGGAGGGCAGCGCTCTATCCAGCTGAGCTACGGCTGCGCGGGTCTCGGGTAGAACGAGAGGCGAGGTTTATAGCGCAGGCGCGCGATGGTGGGAAGGGGGAAGGTGCTGACGTGAGCAACGCCCTCGCAGCGGCCTCGGTCGTTGGTTCGAACCCTACCGGTTGCGCGGTGTGCCGGGAGTGTGGCGATTCGGGCAAGCTGCTTCGGCCAACTTCTCTCGAGCCCCTTAATATACGAAGGTGTGTGTGCGGTGGTTTTTGTGATATCGCCATGTGAATATGCGCATATGGCGTAGGATGTATGCGTGTTATATTGCATCTTGGGGCGCGGGGTGAATCTCCCCATCTTTTGTCTAGTGATCAGCTCAATTTCTGCGTATCGCGGCCTCTTGGTTGGGGCGGTGGCGTTGTGGAGCGTTGCCGTCGCCCTATCCTTTTGGATTGGCCGGCAGGCCGGATATCGGCAGGCCATTGATATGGCGATCAATGAGGCGCGGGTCAGTGCCAAGATCAGTATTGGCTTCAGAAGATGGGCCGCCTCCCACGGTGGTGTCTATGTGCCCCCCCCAACGGAACGGACGCCGCCGAATAAATTTCTGCAGGTCCCCCTTCGTGATGTTGAAACGACGAATGGTCAGCGGCTGACCCTCATGAACCCTGCATACGTGATGCGGCAGTTGATGGAGCGGGGGTATGTGGCGCATGGACGGATTACGAGCCTCAAGCCTCTGAATCCGGCAAACGCTCCCGATGCTTGGGAGGAGGTTGCCCTAAAGAGGCTGGCCACCGGTGCGCCTGAGGTGAAGGCGGTGGCACAACATTTTGTTTCATTCTGCCTGAAATCAAGGGCTGAGATGCATGCCGTATGATGTAGAATATCTATAACTTAAGATATGGCGGGTTGGGGGTCGGCCGACGATTCCCCGGCAAACAGGGAGGGCCGCATGTCACTATCCAATCTCCGCATCTCTATGCGCCTGTCGATCCTGACCGGAGTACTCTGTATCGCTCTCGTCACTACGATATTTCTCGGACGGAGCGGTATGTCGAGTATCTTAAATAGCCTTCATACGGTTTACGAGGATCGGACGGTTTGCCTTGTCCAATTGGGAACTATGCAGCGGAACCTTTTCCGTATTCGGGTGCGCATTCTTAAGATGCTCGATATGAATGCGTATGACGCCACCATGGTGGCACAAATTGCCGATGCGGAAGAGGTTATAAACAAGGAGTGGAAGACCTATCTCACAACAGAACTTGCGCCAGACGAGAAAATCATTGCTGACAAGATCAAGGCAGCACTTCCGGATTATCTCTCTGCAAAAAACCAGGTCATCGAACTCCTGAAGGCAAATGACCTCGACAAGGCGACATCCCTGGCAAATGGGCCTGTGCTACAGAAGTTCATGTACCTTGATGATCAGATTGTTGCCAATATCGAGCTGCAGGAGAGAATTGCCAAGGAGGAGTATGAAAGGGGCAAGGCGAATGCCAGTCAAAAGATCAACACCAGCTTGATACTTGGAGGCTTGGCTCTCGCCCTTGGTTCCGCCATCGCCTTTGTCATTGCGGGTTCAATCACCGGTCCAGTCAATGGCATCAAGGGCTGCATGGAGCAGTTGACCGCTGGCAATCTGTCTGCCGAGGTCCCTGGCGTTGAAAGAGGCGATGAACTGGGCCAGATGGCGAAAGCCGTTGGGGTGTTTAAGGAAGGGCTTCTCCGCGTAAAAGAAATGGAGGCCGAGCAGGAGGCGCAGAAAATCCGTGCCGAGGCGGAGCGCAAAGCCGCCATGCGCCAACTCGCCAATACGTTCGAGGGTAGCGTCGGCAAGGTGATTCAGACGGTAACCTCCGCCGCCACCCAGCTACAGGCGTCCTCCACCCAGATGGCCAGCACCGCCGCCGAGACCAGCGCCCAGGCGACCACCGTAGCATCGGCCTCGCAGCAGGCCTCGGCCAACGTGGAAACCGTCGCCGCCGCCACCGAGGAACTGTCATCGTCGATCACCGAGATCGCCAAGCAGGTGGAGCGGTCGCAATCCGTGGCCAGCAGGGCCCAGGATGAGGCCACCAACACCAATGTGCAGATTCGGGCGTTGTCCGAGAATGCCAACAAGATCGGTGAGATCGTCAACCTGATCAACGACATCGCCAGCCAGACAAACCTGCTGGCCCTGAATGCCACCATTGAGGCCGCCAGGGCCGGCGATGCCGGCAAGGGCTTCGCCGTGGTCGCCAACGAGGTGAAACACCTCGCCACCCAGACCGGCAAGGCCACCGAAGAGATCGCCTCTCAGATCAAGGCGGTGCAGGAGGGCACCAACAATGCCGTTCATGCCATCGACGGCATCACCAAGGTCATCAGCGAGATGGGTGAGATTAGCGCCTCTGTCGCCTCGGCAGTTGAAGAGCAGGCCGCCGCTACCCAGGAGATCGCCCGTAACGTGGAGCAGGCGGCGGCAGGTACCGCCGAAGTTTCTTCCAGTGTGGTGACCGTGGAGCAGGCGGCAAGGGATACAGGGGCGGCGGCAGAGCAGATTCATTCGGCAGCCACCGACCTGTCCCAGCAGTCCGAATTCCTTCGCGCCGAGGTTGGGCGCTTCCTGGACCAAGTTCGC harbors:
- a CDS encoding c-type heme family protein, giving the protein MNLPIFCLVISSISAYRGLLVGAVALWSVAVALSFWIGRQAGYRQAIDMAINEARVSAKISIGFRRWAASHGGVYVPPPTERTPPNKFLQVPLRDVETTNGQRLTLMNPAYVMRQLMERGYVAHGRITSLKPLNPANAPDAWEEVALKRLATGAPEVKAVAQHFVSFCLKSRAEMHAV
- a CDS encoding invasion associated locus B family protein; this translates as MRRVVLPLLLAMLPMTVQAAEEGKAYGDWRVACEPRPEAKGQACHLFQNQMVQGGQRLLLVRIGKLGPKAEPMIVAEVPLGLDLTLGAAAKIEPGPQVDLRALTCTPEGCRMAAGLDDAALKAMKDAKGMVIGIVPFGRTDVLQMPVSVNGLSEGLGAIK
- a CDS encoding tetratricopeptide repeat protein codes for the protein MAVTFSSAEALALGQKMHHQGDLGGAEWIYTRIVQCEPDNADAHHLLGVIALQVEKWDIAAEKIETALSLRGDDASFLSHHGAALNGLKRHSEAEAQCRKAIAIDPSFGAVWINLGNALRNQVRVEEACDAYAEGLRLLPDHAECRANYALMLRASGRWAEWRREIARAAKDNPSNVDTVLLHAESLLESGEYDKGWSLYECRYDLPRTKVLKRTFVDAPQWSGEDIRGKTILIHDEQGFGDTLEFIRYLPLVKARGARVIFQVIKDLKGIASRVPGWDVLITREEQPSEPIHVQCPLLSLPRAFKTRLDTIPATIPYLTPRRDLVGRWGKIIRRKAGTTKAVGLVWGGRRDFHGDTWRSPGLAQTLPLMQVPNVTVFGLQKGDARADLDGLTLPASFIDLGPEIKDFEDTAAIMASLDLVISSCTAPAHLAGGLGVPLWMMLSATADWRWLQGRTDSPWYPNARLFRQPRLGDWGAVMDAVTEALIDK
- a CDS encoding bacteriohemerythrin, with amino-acid sequence MSLSNLRISMRLSILTGVLCIALVTTIFLGRSGMSSILNSLHTVYEDRTVCLVQLGTMQRNLFRIRVRILKMLDMNAYDATMVAQIADAEEVINKEWKTYLTTELAPDEKIIADKIKAALPDYLSAKNQVIELLKANDLDKATSLANGPVLQKFMYLDDQIVANIELQERIAKEEYERGKANASQKINTSLILGGLALALGSAIAFVIAGSITGPVNGIKGCMEQLTAGNLSAEVPGVERGDELGQMAKAVGVFKEGLLRVKEMEAEQEAQKIRAEAERKAAMRQLANTFEGSVGKVIQTVTSAATQLQASSTQMASTAAETSAQATTVASASQQASANVETVAAATEELSSSITEIAKQVERSQSVASRAQDEATNTNVQIRALSENANKIGEIVNLINDIASQTNLLALNATIEAARAGDAGKGFAVVANEVKHLATQTGKATEEIASQIKAVQEGTNNAVHAIDGITKVISEMGEISASVASAVEEQAAATQEIARNVEQAAAGTAEVSSSVVTVEQAARDTGAAAEQIHSAATDLSQQSEFLRAEVGRFLDQVRSDQSDVKLLNWDNALNMGIGTIDRHHREMFDEVNRLYVKMSQGNGAEAGQGMITLIDTVMENHFREEEEVMSRNSYPHLDEHRRHHRDFLDRAKSHKSAVQSGDPTAAAKMFEYVATWLTNHIQMEDGKLANYLRAKKVA